Genomic segment of Salminus brasiliensis chromosome 16, fSalBra1.hap2, whole genome shotgun sequence:
GTCTTTCTTGCTGGTGTCCCAACTCAGGCCCCCAATAAACATTTTTCTGTAAGTGACACAGGCAGTTAGACTACTATACCGATTATCTTTTTAGTTGTTGCTTTGAATAAGGATGTTTAATGTGAGACAACGGGCTAAGCTAAGCAACTTTAAGCAGTGCACTGATCACATGTTCAGACCCTCATGGTAGAACCAGCAGTACGGTGCTTTAGACGAAGGTGCAACTGGTATTATTGCACTGTTCACATGTGCAAAGACTTCTTcccaatattatttatttcagcCCATCTTGGATACAGGGTGTACTATGCTGGGCCATTATTTCCACTTCTGGTGAAATGTCCTATTTTTATTTGAGGAGATATAAACCCAGCAATCTCACTTCTTCCAAAATCGTGCATATCTTAAGGCCACCGTGAGTTTAGTAGGTAAGCCTACTTCAACGACGGCGCTAACGTAGCTTGCGCAGCTAACGCTGCTAACTTAATCCGGTGAACGTTAGCTAGCGCTCCCGCTTACGACTCCGGGGCTTAACTGGCAAGACACGAAGCTACTCGCTAACAAGAAGCTGTGAAATGAAGCTCAACTAATTACGAAACTGAGAAAATTGCGTTAGCGAGTAAATAACCAACGTCTGGCCAGTTTCACCAGCTCATTTAAACCGAGCTGGAATACAAAATGGTGCGTAGTCCAGCGTGGCGTTAGCTGGTGCTAGATAGCTAGGTAGCTATGCTAACTAGCTACTCGGCGCAAACCGACTGTTTGTTGATACGCTTTTAACACAGAGCCCACATTAAAATACACAACGCTAAACTTAAACGCCATTTTATAGTACGTTACTTTCTGATATACGGCCGTTTTTACATTATTTGGGCCGGTATGTTGCGTATCCGAATTAgccagtccaccttaaaagtGCAGCGGCTTCACTATGGCGACCGTACCGGCGCCAGCATTCCACTGCtgcgctatttaaggtggaccggtaGAATTCCAGCTAGACGCTCCAGCCTCGTTGTGGCCTCGGCCTAGCACCGACTCACCCGTCATCCTGTTGATTTCTGCTTGCGTTGATTTTGGACCCTTCTGGAAACTCATCGGAGCTGAAGTCGGTCTTTTCCTGCTCTGTCTGCATCTTAAAGTATGAAAGCCTGCGGAGTGACCTTTGTGGAGCTGCTGAAGCGATTATTTATAAAAGACTCCGACAGCGCACACTCGCTCAAATACTGACGCGGCTGGTAAAATGGCTGATGGTGTCCAGTGACGTAAAGAGAAAAGGCGGGAGGAGAAGAGGGCGGGGCTTCAGGAGGAATTAAAGGGCCGCGTCCTAATAACGCCATGGGCCCCTCTATCCACAGAACCGCACTCTCAAGGCTGCTTATTTTGTAGGCAGCAGCGTGCAGGTCTAagctggttttttttttccataggCCCTGTGTACACTGGAAGGCATTGGATCTGCCCTccccccttcctcctcctcctcctcctcctcctcctcctcctcctctgctgttgggccctttacatttacatttacatgtatggcatttagctgacgctcttatccagagcgacttacaaggttactcgaattacagaggcgggccaatgtagtgttaggagtcttgcccaaggactcttattggtgtagcacagcatagtcaccctttaccctctctgctccccgggcgctggagttggctgcccaccgctctgggtgtgtgtgtgtgtactcactgcccctaacacatgtgtgtgtgagagtgtgtgttcactaccagatgggttaaatgcagaggacacatttcgctgtacactgtacagtgacaaatacgtgcacctttaccttttttttaccttcttcaTGCCACCACCCTTATTAATAGATTGTCCTGATCTTCTCCAGATAGCTGTTACACCCTGCTTTACACCCATAACATTCAGGCATCACACTTTCATTCCCAAACTTGATGAACACTACTGTTGTTTGCCAACATTACTGTtgttaccttctcagagtaaaaggccacccagcccgacctgctggaagattgtccgctgaggtcccctctacctgcgtcagaccagctgccacctacccctccgaccatcaggccccccacccaccaccacccataccagaccagcggcacatcctcctaccactgctacctgtttaattaccatgttaaaacctaaatggactcgtagctatctgccactattaatatcaccactattaactatctgctgtatctggtttggccatttttatcaataatttattaatagttctgatcagaggaggacgggtcgggtcccccttgtgagtcttggttcctcccaaggtttcttcctccagctctgagggaatTTTGCCTTGCCGCTGTcaccgttggctgctcactgggggtctttgatccttcatgtcttacgttatttcttttttttgtctctgtcttttattaatcactaattatgtaaagctgctttgtggcgacaacagttgtaaaaagctatacaaataaatctgacttgacttgacttgacaaccCCACActatattgtgtattttttgtCTATAAATGTCATTGTGTAGTCTGTAGGTTGATTGGAGTGGTGGTTAAGTTGCTGAGTGTTGTCGTATAATGCTGGTAAGATGTAGTACAACGTTCATACTGTCTTCCATTAATCGTGTCATCCAGTACAGCAGTGTTAACAAGGATGTAGTAACcttcatattttatttgatcAATACCAGAGAAAAATGGCTTTGACCTAATTGGACCTAATTTCCTAATGTAGACATGCCCCTCACTACAAactaacagaaaaaaataattggcctataaattaatattaaaatggaCATGTATGGTGAATATTGAGTACTTTATATTCCAGAAATTTAATTTACAGCATGATGTGTTAATgtgataataaaatatatataataatataataaaatttcCAGCAAATAACATACTTATTAAATGTCATTTGCAAAGTCATTTGACTAACTGCCGAGTACACGGACTAGTCCTGAAAATAATGTTTCGAAAATAAGTGAATCTGCGCAGCAAAGCTTTGCGCACATTTACATTCCCAGATCTGCAAGTCATTTTTCACCGCCAGTGTTTCGTACACATGGCGTGAAGATCAGGTGGAAGTGCGCAAAGTGTGTGCAACCCAGTTCTGCACCACTGCAGGGCAGGGCCATTTCTCACGGTTGCCAGATTGGTGAGTAGTAAACCCCCCGTTATGCTTAATGTTTGTAATGCAGTGttttgcagattaaaaaaaaaaaagatcttcacaacaaatgttgatTAACAAATGCAACGCGAACATGGATCTGTCTAATCTACATATGCCAgcctaaatatttttttaaagccacGGTAAATGTTAGttatgttcatgttcattaagttcatgttaaaataaaaagaaaattattcagttattaaaatgtatgtttaacGAGATGTTATAGAAAGCAAATAGatagtgttttattattataaaataaaaaaaaatatatatttgataaGTTAAAATTTTATAATAGTTGTAATTGTTTACGGTATTATTTACTGCGCACATATGTTAGTATTATTATCTTTCTATTTGTTTAAATGTCATTATTGACTGCAGTTATTATCTACATTCACCGTAGTCGTTCACAGCTGCAAGAGAAAAATCGTAGTTGAGGATTTCTGACCGTTTCTGGCAACCCGTTGACTAAGCCATGTGTTAGCAGCGCATTGCTAGCTGGCTAGTGTGCTTTTACTGAGCTGCTTTTCTTTGAGCATTTCTTGCTTCTCCGACGGGCAGTAAATCCGGCTGAAGAAGCGCTTTCTGTACGGATTCGTTACTCGAAACTTGTGAAGACACTGAAGACACGGATCGTTTGCCATTTGGGAAAAATGGCAACGGTTACAGTCCCGGAGAACGTTAGCGTCTTTCTGCTGGACATTGAAGGAACCACGACACCCATCACATTCGTGAAGGTAAGGAGCATCCACACCCTTTTAGCCCGTAAACAGCAAAGTAGTCATTGAGGAAGTATGAGAGAAGCTCTAACGTTGCTTTTACGTGCAGGACGTTTTATTCCCATACATCAAAGAGCATCTGGAGGACTACCTGTCAGCGCACTGGGAGGAGGACGAGTGCAAGCAGGACGTGCATCTCCTAAAGAAACAGGTCACCCTGTCTGCACTACAGCATGCTAAATTACAGATTTACAGTTATATGCAATAGGCTTATCTGAGAAAATGATATGCAAGACTATGAATCTGGATATCTAGTGTCTTATGAGTGTATTTATTAACAGAAGGATGAATACAGATATACacattaatattatattgaGATTTTATGGTAAACAGTGTGGTAACCATTTCCACAGCTGTCTTGGAGGAAGCCCATAATCTATAGTTACCAcctaatacatattttaatctGACTGCTATTTCATGCAGTTGGTTAAGTCTCTATATtgactggagttcacagagacgTCAGGGACCAGATATGTGTTTATTACTAGGGTCTAATGTGGTGTATAATGAGAACAACCCCAATAGTACTGTTTCTGGCTTGCACAGTGACTTATAAACAGAACCATGTTCTTAATCACATGGGGCTTTGCTTAATacgataatcctttattagtcccacagcagcaaagggatagcaagacactccgTTACAAAAATGAGATAAATGGacagtgtatacacacacaatataaataataataaaataagtcaAAAACTCTgaagaaaaatattatttacGGTGATGACtcgtgtatatgtgtgtgtatgtacatatacaGATGTTTAtgtacttttatatatatatatttgtacatatgtatgtatttgtatatcgtcactgtcatgcaaaaagctTGCAAAAGtctttttaattattagtaaaaaaacaaattgttCATAATTTGCAGGTATTTGGTACATTGTGTTTAAATGTTGAATGATGAATGGTCCAGTAGAAATGCTATATTTATGCTTTATTagtccccactgcgggactaataaaggactatcttatcttatcttaaaatgATTTGGGGGAAAGAGTCTTTTAACATTGACTGTCATTGAAAGGTAAAAGTGAGctttttgccattttggagatacgtttTTGCATGAAAGTGGCAATATAccacatgtatatgtatgtatttgtgtgtatatatatatatatataatcacagtgggttttgagatgtttttaatattgttaACCCAGCACTAAGCAAAACCTTATGTCATGCACATGGGTCTTTTAAGGCAAATCTAAATTACTTAAACTCAAAATTAGTGAAATTGTTAAAGGCACCGCTCAACGTCATCCAAAAAAGACCTACAGTAATactaaacaaatataaataatagaaaatataatagaaaaacagtaaaatctATACAATTACTGTAGTGCTGTTCTATTACATCAATCCAACCTATAAGTGTGTTACAGTAATCTGTAATATGTGTACAGTACATAGTGTAGTGCACACTATGAAGTCTTATAATTACTGTAAGGTTCTGGGAGGTGTGTTGTGAAAAATACTGCAGCGTTATGTTAATCTTCACAAGAGCACTGACTGCTTTCTTCAGCCCATCGGTTTTACCCTAGTGCCCCTACCATAGTGACGTTGTTGCATTAGTATTCAGAGATTAGGCTGTCGTCATGTGGTCACCTGATTCTGCTTCATTTCACTGAAACATGTGCCCCTGTTTCCAGGCTGAAGAAGACTTAAAGCAGAACAGAGCAGGCCCAGTTCACACTGTGGATCAGACAGTGCACACGGACGAGGAGAAAGCTATCCGGGAGGTTGTGGATAATGTCCTCTGGCAGATGGCTGCAGACAGGAAAACCACTGCACTGAAACAGTTGCAAGGCCACATGTGGAGAGCAGCCTATGCTGCAGGGAAGATCAAAGGCGAGTAAGTATAGAGGATCAGGTTCTTTAGTAACTGTTTGTACAGATTAATGAACCTAGACTGAAATGCCCAACCAGGATGATTTTTGTTGTGTAGAACTGCTTGGTCAGTAAAACTCAACATCAGTGTTTTTCCCAAATATCAGATGATGATATTCAATGTTGATTGCTTGGTTCGATTGGATTTGTTTAGTGTTAAGCTTCTGTTAAAATGAGTTTAGTTGGctttgtaaatgtaaactagattaaaaacacatttcaggATAATAAACGTTCAAGAACACATTGCTGTTAACAACACTGTAAAAATGGTGCTTTACTTTTAAAAGGTTAGTTAACTGGTTACAGTAGAAATTCTAGTTGAACCTAATATTTAAAGTACTATTAAACTAAAAATCAATATTATTGTGTGGCACCAATACGGGTAAACCAGTGCTAACAGTACACACTGATCAGTCAAAAAGGGGATAAATAACATAAACAAGGTGATAAATTtatatttgatttttattaaatgtatatcACAGTGGCACCTGTGAAAGGGTGGGCTCTGTTATGCGCccagtgaacggtcagttcttgacgTTGATGAgatggaagcaggaaaaatagactaagcgtaagaatctgagagaCTTTCACAAAGACcacattgtgatggctagacgactgggtcagagcatctccaaaacgtcaggcaggtcttgaagGGTTTtcatggtatgcagtggtcagaacctaccaacTGCTCaaaagaaggacaaccagtgattGGGTCATTGATGTCAGCTTACAGAACctgaaaggatctgctgctaacgtcttgatgCCACATatcacaggatgccttcagaggtcttgtgaagcccatgcctcgacaggtcagagctgttctgttGGCATGAGAGGGACCTTTGCAATTATAGacaggtggtcttaatgttatggctgattggtgtatagcCCAGCACAATTATATAGGCTGTGATCTGTGGACCAGAAAACCACAGAGGAAATGATTGATGATCACGTATTAGTGGATGACCGACTGTGTAAATGGATTAAATGGCATTGCCTGCTCCTGTGTGTTCAGAGTGTATCCAGACGTGGTTCCTGCTATCAGGAGATGGAGGCGAAATGGTCTCAAAGTCTACATCTACTCCTCAGGAAGCATAGAAGCTCAGAAGCTGCTGTTTGGTTATTCAGTTGAAGGAGATCTGTTAGAGGTAAGTGTGGATTTGACTGCTTTTTATACAATCTCTTAAGTTGAATAAGAGTCTGTGTTCGTTCCTAGGATTTTAACATCCTTCTGAATTCCTCCTACAGCTATTTGATGGTCACTTTGACACAAATGTTGGTGCCAAAGTGGAGAGTAAAAGCTATGAAAGGATTGCGGAGAGGATTGGCTGCTCACCAGAAGACATTATGTTCTTAACAGATGTCACACGAGGTGGGTATAACACCAGTTCATCAGCTGGCTGCTTACTGTAGATTCATGCagaatacatacataaacaagGAAAAGGCGGAAGGACTGTCCTATCAACTTGATCAATTTAATGCCAGGGATTTAAGAGATCTAAAGGTTTATGTAGAGGGCATCTATCAATCGCACTTTGTAATCAGAAGCAAATTTATTGTGGTGTAATGTAGGGGACATTCTGCCTTCTTGCTCTGTCTAACCCCCACCTCAAAAGGGTTTACAGCATGCCCCAAGTGGGGGGGGTTGCTCATTCGGGGGTTGTAACATGTGGACAATTTGGATTGGCTGGTTAGACCAGAGCTTGTTAAAAGATCTCAATCTGGTCAAGATAAAAGTTCAGTACCTCTGACTAAAAATTCTCAGGAAATGCATGGTTTGCGTGGGGCTCCTCTGAGCACTCAGATGCTCTCCactgctctttctctcattcaTCTGGGTTATAGcttcattattttattcattatctaATTGCAAATGTACACAAAACTGTACACTAATatgctatatataatatatatatatatatatatatatatgagagagagagagtgagagagtgagagagagagtgagagtgagagagataaataggTAGATAGTACTtatcaacagggactagacaagctaaatgtgtgtgtttaatgggtgcaacttaaagtagctgcatgcattcattaaaaggggtgtccacaaatgtttggacatatactgtaaCAGTACATCAAACAAAAATAAGTATAATTTTAAGGCATTAGCAAAAGaagtaattttattatttagtgtTTTTACTCTTTCTAAAGCATCATAATCAAAACAAATGGTTGTGTGATTGGAGATTTACACCTGTATTACACACATCTGAAATCTAATCCTTTTAATCCAAGGAGGGGTGCGAGTTTAAGCCTAAAGACATTCAGAGAGATGGGCAATATTTTATCATTGTGAtttttgttatcgtgatgcaCAATATGATTTTCTAAGCACATTGAGGACATCACCAGTgcctaaagaacactgatcagctgcacgtttcattaaagtgtaattagtctggtttaactggctgaagtgcagcacattctgaataaaaatcactgtactaaatatgggagagtatttatatcgtgaaaatgtctttaaatatcatataatatttgtaccatatcgcccagccctagttctGTATCAAGTCAGTATGCTGGATATTCTCATATTTTCACCTACTTATCTGAACCCAGCTCAGTATTCCAATTCCAAACAAGCATGTTAACTCAACCCACTGCACCGCGTCATATGAGAGCCTGAAGGGCAGCAGCTGCTGCTACGCTGAGCACATGACCCAGTGTTgatgtctcttttttttgtgcTGCAGAGGCAAAGGCAGCCGAGGATGCCAGGCTGAACGTGGTTGTGGTGGTGCGGCCAGGCAACATGGAGCTGactgaggaggagaggagccACTATAGAATCGTCACAACTTTTAGCCAACTGGAACTCTCTGGAAGCGCttgacaggcctggacagaagagTGTTTGTCTGCACTCCTCTAGTGGACTTCAGGAGAATGGGAGGTGTGGCTCTACAACGGTGTTGTAGCCCGTTTACTTGTGCTAAATCAACATGTTATGCAGCAAGTACCAAGTGCATTATCGTTGTACTGACTGAGATTTTCATGTGCTtgcctgttttgtttttttctttggtttttaCACAAAACATGTTGAGGTTTGTGTATGATATTCCATCATTGTACTTGGGTGTTTCTTATGCAGTAAGGTAGTGCTAATGTCTACGTGTAATTTAAGTTAATAATTCTAAAGGGGCACATGGGTAATGTTGTATTTGCAACAGTATTAGTATTTGTCAGTAGCTAATCGAATTGTAGAAACTGCATCTGTGTGTTCTCCCATTCTGTTACATGTTACATACTTTTATGGATAGAGACCATGTGGAATAAATCACATGATTGCTAATTTCGAGCTAGGGATTATTTTGTGACATTTCATCCCACCCAAAGACTGAATTTTGCCAAAAAATGAGAAGTGGTCACTTTGAAACAGTTTAGAAAAATAGTAACTAAAGATAAACACCATGTCCTCTACCTTTCAGAAGTTTGGAATGACCTGTAATATTAATACATGTTTGGTTTTCTACACAACAATATCCCTGGAGACGCTGTAGatttaaataaacatcactCAAAATATATTATTAGATGCAATATTATGAATGTGGAACAACAAGAATTTGCCAAATGATAAACATAAAattgaaggtgctacaaagagttctttaaatgattcataaagaaccatttttataaaTTATGCTAGTCTTAAGAACATTTAAATTGGCAAACAACCTTTACATTCACTTCTTTAAAcctataaaaggttctttacacacatctgttttacaaaatgcttctttatggtACCATTAATAGTTCTTCTATAAcgttgctcaaagaaccccttgcagcacctttatttgtaagagagTATAAGGCACTCTGGATATGTCCTGCCAATTACAGCTTTCTGGCCATTTGAAAACATTTAACACTGTTCAATATTCTGGATATGTCTTAAAGCTAATTATCTGAAGCTTGTTAAGGTGCACAAGACAAAGTTATTGCAGTCGTTTATACTTTTCTTTGTAACCAGATTGGTTAAATTTGAatgagatcagatcagattccaaacttttgaatggaattGTATGTTATAAAAATGATTATATGTGGATTAGGCTACTCACAGTTCTCAAAAAGAGAAACGTTGAatcagtaacagtagcagcattATGAAAAATGGGACATCCTTCAAAGGAGGGCTCAACTAATGTAGCAACTCATAtattttgtcactgtcatgcaaaaatgttGTATCTGAGctttcaatggaaaaagattttattccaggtaattttggagcatttctatcggtccattcatcatgacattttgacacaatgtaaagagcagcCCGTCAGATTTAAATTATGTCCAAAAAGTGAACAAATGGAGAAGGtctttgcgtgacagtgacgtCATTAAACTGCTGTCATTAATGCATCAGAGAGTGATGGTGTCAAATGATTTTTTGCTGTAATTGCCAGTACAATTATGCAGCACCTTACAATAGACTGGGAAACACTCTTCTGCTCTTTAAAAGAAGACACTGCTTACGTCTTACAGAGTGCAGCTTTAATGAAACACGCTTTgttgaaaaacactgtaacTGCTCAATAATGTCAGAGATTTTCCAAAATGTTATGAATGAACATTTTTCATCTAGATATAAAATGTGTCATCTGTGGAAACAGTTAGGGTTGTTTAATACTCTATACTGAAAAGCCAGTCGAAGTTTCAGACATACAGAATTCAATACACAGTACAGAACCTACTTTGCCTTCTATGCCCTTTCTCTTGAGTCTCTTCACAACTCAAATGTGGACTTGATATAGCTCAAGTCCATACTGTGTCTTTGCCAAGTAACACTTTTTTCATCAGCTCACATACCCATTAATCTTCCCCAACGTATATAGCCATTTTCACACTTCACATTATCGGACTCCCGCAATACAAAAAACTCACTGTGGCTCAGAAACAGTGTCTGTTCACCTCTTGTgcttttcattgttttgtttttttttcatttttgcaaaAATGTCTACCTACACGTTGtcgtaataaaaaaaacaacactcacAGATAACCCTGGAGAGATTACATTCAACACACATGCATTAGTGGAAACCGATGAGTACTGGAAGTGGTAGGACTAAGTCCTGTGGTTAGAAATGAGACAGAAACAACAGTCTTATAGCTGGTCAGATTGGTACTCCGAAACCTCAGAGAAGCTTTCAGACAGGCTCAGTGGAGGGTCCTGGTCATCGCTGCACACAATCTCAAAGTGGTAGTGACGGAACTCGATGGCAAAGGTGCCCAGGAACGCCAGGAAGAACATGACCAGTGCCCATTGTGCCCGGGCGGCATGCATGTGCAGACGTTGTGCCATTAGGGCAAAGTCTGTGGCATTGTGTCAAGGTTATAACACATGAACCATTAAAATGTGTGAGCCGTACAGCATGCAGTTAGCAGGGCACAGTATATCTCTACCGAACTGCATGTTCTTTGGGAGTAAGCCATGGAAGATCCACTTGGTTCCCTAGAGAAGGTTCTTTCAAGatgcatttttgtaaatgagtgtgaagaacctcttttaaagtttaatatatatatatggtcccTAAtgaagccaaaagtggttcttctgtggcatcactcaaataaccctTTATTTTTACGAGTGCAGGGCAAACACACTTTTAGTAACTTCATTTGATGGACTACACAGAGTATTTATCTGCAGCTTGTGTCTGTACTTAACTACAAGCTACTACTAATCCTAGTTAGTGCTGGGTGATACgacctcaaatcaatatcatGATTAATGAACTCTTCCCCATGTTGCAGACTGGACCGGGCGGAGTCACGTGACTACACATgtggtagtatgtttttaaggggacagtacatgcacacacacagtgggggacGTATTAACAGAATTGAAATAATTGTCATTGAGCAAGATTATGTTGAATAAAGGTTCTGAATGTgggtttaagtgtgtgtgtgttttgtgtgttttgtgaggTTGAGCTGAGGTAAATGAAGGGTAAAACTGTGCTTTTAAAAAAGTACGGCACActtatactttttatttttatccaccCCGATCTGTACTTCCCTGCATATGTGATAAGGGTACATATAAACAGTAAATGGTCCTTTATGACAGTAGCATGCTATAGGCTACTAAGAAGTTCACACATTCAGTTCATTGCTTGTCTGAATCTTGTACCCAGTTTTTCTAGACTCAGTTTAATCATGCTGCTTATGATCCTAACATTCAAAAATCTGAAGGATTCTAGCACTAGCTTTAATGTGAAGCCAGGAAAGTGACCTTTAGTTACTTTAATTGAACACTTACAAGGGCACAGTGGTGCGTCTCACACAGGCACAGGCTAGACGTGCGAAGGATACAAAGCAACATGCAGGACGTGACTGCTCCAGACAACAGGAAGCGGGG
This window contains:
- the enoph1 gene encoding enolase-phosphatase E1, which produces MATVTVPENVSVFLLDIEGTTTPITFVKDVLFPYIKEHLEDYLSAHWEEDECKQDVHLLKKQAEEDLKQNRAGPVHTVDQTVHTDEEKAIREVVDNVLWQMAADRKTTALKQLQGHMWRAAYAAGKIKGEVYPDVVPAIRRWRRNGLKVYIYSSGSIEAQKLLFGYSVEGDLLELFDGHFDTNVGAKVESKSYERIAERIGCSPEDIMFLTDVTREAKAAEDARLNVVVVVRPGNMELTEEERSHYRIVTTFSQLELSGSA